A stretch of the Panicum virgatum strain AP13 chromosome 9N, P.virgatum_v5, whole genome shotgun sequence genome encodes the following:
- the LOC120691773 gene encoding peptide chain release factor PrfB2, chloroplastic-like, with translation MGSRLLARSAAARLLSQLRRRTLDPTHRLLPHGASLESLLGPTGDIPAAADSALLRYPARWYSSSTAAVSEVPMTADGLTVDSIAGKGWTILPEAESDWRSHAAAVAQSIRLIKKRLKWGWILERTKQLAVVLEKPDLWDDPVFAGRVSREHGELMGKIKSVNQFEQELIEHIEMLRLAREENDNELEMESMRALADMRRSAKEKELNALLSGDNDSCSCFIEVQAGAGGTESMDWAAMVMNMYRSWAQRRGYTITVVEEMPGEVAGIKRATIKVDGEYAFGYAKAEVGVHRLVRISPFDSGKRRHTSFAAVAVIPILGDASSRYQIKDSDLRIERFRSGGPGGQHANTTESAIRIVHIPTGISATCQNERSQHMNKASAMAVLQSRLDQLEIARQAQMNAEHTQSLNEISWGNQIRSYVLHPYRMVKDLRTNYEVSDPDSVLEGDLDDFILNYLSSSLDEGDVKCLN, from the exons ATGGGTTCCCGCCTCCTAGCCAGATCAGCGGCGGCGCGCCTCCTCTCCCAACTCCGCCGCAGGACGCTAGACCCTACCCATCGCCTCCTTCCCCATGGAGCCTCCTTGGAGTCCCTCCTGGGGCCCACCGGTgacatccccgccgccgccgactcagCCCTCCTCCGCTACCCAGCGCGGTGGTACTCTTCGTCCACGGCGGCGGTTTCAGAGGTGCCGATGACGGCGGACGGCCTGACGGTGGATTCGATTGCTGGCAAGGGGTGGACGATCCTCCCCGAGGCCGAGAGCGACTGGcgcagccacgccgccgccgtcgcgcagtCCATCAGGCTCATTAAGAAGCGCCTCAAG TGGGGATGGATACTTGAGAGAACGAAGCAACTGGCTGTGGTGTTGGAGAAGCCAGACCTCTGGGATGATCCAGTTTTTGCTGGAAGGGTTAGCCGTGAGCACGGTGAGCTCATGGGCAAGATCAAATCAGTGAACCAGTTTGAGCAGGAATTAATTGAACACATCGAGATGTTAAGGCTCGCACGTGAAGAAAATGATAATGAACTTGAGATG GAAAGCATGAGGGCTTTGGCTGATATGAGAAGAAgtgcaaaggagaaagaactCAATGCTCTACTTTCTGGAGACAATGATTCTTGCTCTTGCTTCATTGAG GTTCAGGCAGGGGCTGGTGGCACTGAAAGCATGGACTGGGCTGCAATGGTCATGAACATGTATAGATCATGGGCCCAGCGACGGGGATATACAATCACTGTGGTAGAAGAGATGCCTGGTGAAGTAGCAGGAATCAAG AGGGCCACTATCAAAGTTGACGGTGAATATGCATTTGGATATGCCAAAGCCGAAGTAGGAGTTCATAGATTAGTGCGAATTTCTCCATTTGACAGTGGGAAGCGGCGGCACACTTcctttgctgctgttgctgtaaTCCCTATTCTTGGCGATGCCTCTAGCCGATACCAGATAAAAGACTCTGATCTTCGGATAGAACGTTTCCGTTCCGGTGGTCCTGGTGGCCAGCATGCCAACACTACTGAAAGTGCCATTCGAATTGTGCACATTCCAACTGGTATTAGCGCAACATGTCAAAATGAAAG ATCACAACACATGAACAAGGCATCAGCAATGGCGGTGCTCCAATCTCGTCTGGACCAACTTGAGATTGCCCGCCAAGCACAGATGAATGCAGAGCACACACAGTCGCTCAATGAAATCAGCTGGGGCAACCAAATAAGATCTTATGTTCTCCAT CCATACCGTATGGTCAAAGATCTCCGGACAAACTATGAAGTATCAGACCCTGACTCCGTCCTTGAAGgagacctagatgatttcatctTAAATTATTTGTCTTCGTCACTAGATGAAGGTGATGTTAAGTGTCTGAACtga
- the LOC120689284 gene encoding probable glycosyltransferase 4, which yields MASLTGTGTAAPATSADHIYRQPTAAASYVLPSPAMSEEADRRPRQQRLLPVPIIPVVLFLVAPFALFLFTSPDLQLPRIRIEYGRTPSAERTSPPPVPGADDSDEETRLPPPRQLTDPPYSLGTTAVSGYDARRAKWLRDNPRFPAFVAPGRPRVLVVTGSSPRRCGNADGDHLLLRAFKNKADYCRAHGFDIFYSNAVLDAELSGFWTKLPILRALMLAHPETELLWWADSDAVFTDMLFEPPWDRYAAHNLVVPGWDDKVYVARSWLGINAGSFIIRNCQWSLDLLDAWARMGPRGPVRYEYGKVLGEALSDRPSYEADDQSALVYLLVTQRGRWGGRTFLEGSYSLHGYWVDIVDRYEEMRRSRTPGAGGERWPLVTHFVGCKPCGGRYASYDAARCRRGMERALNFADDQILRLYGFEHESLNTTAVRRVRNETGGPLDAEDAEIGRLLHPTFRAGSRRRFT from the coding sequence ATGGCATCTCtgactggtactggtactgctgCACCGGCGACGTCAGCTGATCATATATACCGGCAACCCACCGCGGCCGCCTCGTACGTCCTTCCGTCGCCGGCGATGTCGGAGGAAGCCGACCGGCGAccgcggcagcagcggctgctCCCCGTCCCGATCATCCCCGTCGTGCTCTTCCTCGTCGCGCCGTTCGCCCTCTTCCTGTTCACGTCGCCCGACTTGCAGCTCCCTCGTATCCGCATCGAGTATGGCCGCACGCCCTCGGCCGAGCGCACGTCGCCGCCTCCGGTTCCCGGCGCCGACGACAGCGACGAGGAGACacggctcccgccgccgcggcagctgACGGACCCGCCCTACTCGCTCGGCACAACGGCCGTGTCAGGATACGACGCCCGCAGGGCCAAGTGGCTCCGCGACAACCCGCGGTTCCCGGCCTTCGTCGCGCCGGGGCGGCCCCGCGTGCTCGTGGTCACCGGGTCGTCGCCGCGCCGGTGCGGGAACGCGGACGGTGACCACCTGCTCCTCCGCGCGTTCAAGAACAAGGCCGACTACTGCCGCGCCCACGGCTTCGACATCTTCTACAGCAACGCGGTGCTCGACGCCGAGCTGTCGGGGTTCTGGACCAAGCTGCCGATCCTGCGCGCGCTCATGCTCGCGCACCCGGAGACGGAGCTCCTCTGGTGGGCGGACTCCGACGCCGTGTTCACCGACATGCTGTTCGAGCCTCCATGGGACAGGTACGCGGCCCACAACCTCGTCGTCCCCGGCTGGGACGACAAGGTGTACGTGGCCAGGAGCTGGCTCGGCATCAACGCCGGCAGCTTCATCATCCGCAACTGCCAGTGGTCGCTCGACCTGCTGGACGCGTGGGCGCGCATGGGGCCGCGCGGCCCCGTGCGCTACGAGTACGGGAAGGTCCTCGGCGAGGCGCTCTCCGACCGGCCATCGTACGAGGCCGACGACCAGTCGGCGCTCGTGTACCTGCTCGTGACGCAGCGCGGCAGGTGGGGTGGCAGGACGTTCCTCGAGGGATCGTACAGCCTGCACGGCTACTGGGTGGACATCGTGGACAGGTACGAGGAGATGCGGCGGAGTCGGACGCCGGGGGCCGGCGGCGAACGGTGGCCGCTGGTGACGCACTTCGTCGGGTGCAAGCCGTGCGGGGGCCGGTACGCGAGCTACGACGCCGCGCGGTGCCGGCGCGGCATGGAGCGCGCGCTCAACTTCGCCGACGACCAGATTCTGAGGCTCTACGGGTTCGAGCACGAGTCGCTCAATACCACCGCCGTGCGGCGCGTCCGGAACGAGACCGGCGGGCCACTGGATGCGGAGGACGCGGAGATCGGCCGGCTTTTGCACCCGACGTTCAGAGCTGGCAGTCGCAGGCGATTCACGTAG